The genomic window CTCGAACCCATCACTGCCAATGCGATCAATCGTTTCATGTTCGTCTCCTTGGTGGTCGGTTAACTTCAAATCAGACTAGCGCCTTGACGGCACCGCATTCATTATTAGGCACTTCAAAAAATAAAGCATTAAGCCCGAACGCCTATATCTAGCTACTCGCTGGCTAGACCCTTACCACTCCAGAACTGGCCACCCCGCCTGTTCGGCATAGGTACGTAGCGTAGCGTCAGGCTTCACCGCTACAGGCGTTTGCACCTTGGCCAACAAAGGCAAGTCGTTCAAGGAATCGCTGTAGAACGTAGATCGGTCGAAACTTGCCCAAGTCCAGCCGCTCTCCGCCAACCATTGCTCCAGCCGGGTGATCTTGCCTTCGCGAAAACTGGGTACGCCCGCCACACCGCCAGTGAATTCACCCTCCTTCTGCTCCGGTTCGGTTGCGATCAGGTATTCGATGCCGAACTCCTGCGCAATGGGCGCGGTGACGAAGCTATTCGTCGCCGTGATAATGACGCACACATCGCCCGCATCGCGGTGCTTGGCAACTAAAGTTCGAGCCTGCGGCGTGATCATGGGCATGATCTTGTCGCGCATGAATTGCTGATGCCAGCCATCGAGCACATGGCGCGAATGACGTGACAGCGGCTTCAGCTGAAAGTCGAGAAACTCGTGGATGTCCAGCGTGCCCGCCTTGTACTGTTCATAGAAGTGCAGATTCTTCGCCTCGAACAATTCGCGGTCGAGTACGCCGATAGAAATGAGAAATTGCGACCATTCGAAGTCGCTATCGCCATCCAGTAGCGTGTTATCTAGATCAAATAGGGCAAGATTCACAACAAAACTCCAATTATTCAGTAAAACTAACGCGTAAGCGGCTTGGCAATGCACGCTCGCATCGGGCTATAATGCCGCGCACAGGGAAAAGGCTGTTTCCGCGAGGGCGAACGATACCAGATTCAAGCCACAGCGGAACGTGTCGGCACCAAAGCCCAGCCGCATAATAACCAAAGGGATGGCATGGATTCCGTTCAAAGTCAGCACACCGCTCAGATGCAGCGCCGCACGGCGCGCGCCTTCGTGCTTCGTTTCACCTCGCCGCTCGCGCTGTCGTTGGCATTAGCACTTCCGTGTATCGCTCAAGCCGTCAGCATCGGCGACATCGTATTACAAAGTCACTTAGGGGAACCACTCAAGGCCAGAGTCTCACTCTCTCTTGCCAGCAACGAGACTGTAGATGAAGGCTGCCTCACGCTGATCGCCCCCAGCGCCGAGCAAGGTAATCCTGACGAATTCATCACTCAGGCCAGCTTGTCATTGCAGCAAGACAAAGACCGCTCAGTCGTGCTCATCCAAGGCAATCAACCGATCAACAAGGCTTACGTTCGTTTGCAGTTACAAGTCCGCTGCCCCGGACAAGGTAGCATCAGCCGCACGTTCACTGCGCTCCCCAGTTTGGAGTCGTCCCCCAGCGCGGAAACCCCTGCCGAACCCAGCCTGATCCAAAGCCCGACCCTAGGCACAGCGATTCCGATCAAAACTCGCAGCGCCGCCAAAGACACCGCACCGAGTTCACCGAAAGCGCGTCGCAGCAAACGAGTGAAAACCAACCAGACTGCGCAAGCCAAAGATGATCGCTCTGCGCCGATCTCGCGCAAAGCTCCCGAGATCGGCGAATTCCATCTGCGCTTATCCACCGATGTGATCGACACCTCGCGCGTCGGCAAGCTGAGTGAAGCCGATCGCAACAAACTGCTCGCTCAACAACGCCTGCTGGATCAGGATGATCAGACGGCTAATTTCCTTGCCTTGCAGCATCAGGTCATGCAATTGCAGGAAGAGCTTAAGCTGGTGCGCGTCCAGATGGGGCAAGCAGTGAGCGAACCCGCTCAAGCGACCTCGATGGAGTCAGCTCAGCCTGCCGCTCAGTCGCAACCCGCAGCGGTACCGACGGCAAAACCCACGCCAGTCAAGGCGACCACACCGCCCCCGGTGATCGAGCCAGAGTCTGACTTGATGAGCAATCTAGCCTTGGCTTTGGGTGCCATTCTGTTGATCCTAGTCGGCCTGCGCCAGTACAATAAACGCATGAAAGCCCAATGGACGGGCGAAAGCATCGTGCAAGACAGCGATGAGCCGACCCTACCACTTGCTCCAGCCAATCTGACCCCAGTTGCTGTCTCCCAAGATGTCGCGCCAGTCACATCCAGCGCAGAAGTCGTAGTAACGCCCGCTGCCGTCGTAGCTCCCGAGCCCATCATCGCCGTAGCGCCTCCCGTCAAACCAGCGGAGCCACCCCAAGAATCCGATTGGGTGGTTGAAGAGGCTGAGCTGTACGCCGTTCACGGCCATCCCGAGCTGGCCATCCAAATCCTAGAGAAACTATTGGATCAATCGCCCGACAAGCCGCAGGCTTGGTTGCTACTGCTATCCATCCTTAGCTCACTGGATCGGCACGAAGAGTTTGAAAGCGCCGCTCGCCGCTTCGCCGCGACTGATAGCAACCGCACCTACTGGAAAGAAGTGCAAGCGCTCGGCCAGCGCATCGACAAAGACAATCCCCTGTATTTCGGCGAGATCAGTGAAGTCCACGAACCCGTGCCGCTGCACAAACCCAACCACCGCCCATTGGGTGCGATCTTGCTGGATACCGGCGCGCTCACCGAAGAAGTGTTGATGGGCGTTTTGGCGCAGTTCAACCCCAAACGCGATGGTCGCATCGGCGCGTTCCTGATCCAGCATGGCTTGATCAGCAACGAGCAGTTGGAAACGGCCTTGCAGATTCAGCGCGTGGAACGCGCGGCAGAGTCAGCCTAATCAGTGTTGAACGGCAAGTCGGCCTGACTTGCCGTTTGCATAACCTCTCTCAGCAAAGGCACCGAAGGCCAGCGCTTCAGACGCAAGCAAAGCTCATCCAGCGCATCGAGCGTCGTCAGCAAAGCAGGAAGATCGCGCCGTCCGTGACGCAACAAGTATTGGATGACTTCCGACGGCAATTCCAGCCCGCGCGCATAGGCATGACGTTGCAGCGCTTGCGCCTTTTCCTCGTCGCTCAAACAGTGAACCTCATAGACCAAGCCCCAGCCAAGCCGCGTGCGCAGATCATCGCGCAATCCGAGTTGCATCGCCGCCATCGTACCGCTCACCAGCAACAGTCCGCCGCTATCGCGCATCTGGTTATACAAAGCGAACAGCGCGATCTGCGCCTCGCCATCCAGCGTATGCACGTCATCGACTGCGATCACATCGGCTACCACGGGGACGTTCGCCACAGCGTATTCCGCGCTCAGCCCCAGTTCCTGCGCCGCGACCACCAACGCCCGCAACAGATGGGATTTGCCGCTGCCCGCCTCGCCCCACAGGTAGATGCTGCGCTCACCTTCGCCCAGCAGCGCATGTCGCAGACGTTCCAACAATTCGACATTGTGGCCGGACACGAAATTGTCCAACGTCGGCACCCAGTCGGGTGCGATCCCCAGCAGTAATTGGTTCATCACTCAGTCCCGATACAAGGTGCTGGAAAGATAGCCATCGCGCGCATGGCGCAAGCCGACCAGCAACACGGCGGAGAGCGGCAGCGCCAGCAGCACGCCGAAGAAGCCGAACAACTGGCCGAACGCCAGCAGAGCGAAGATCACCGCCAGCGGATGCAGGCCGATGCGCTCGCCCACCAACCAGGGCGTGACCACCACGCCTTCCAGCAACTGGCCGAGGCCGAACGCCGCCCACACGAGGAACACGCGGGTGAATTCGTCGAACTGCATCACTGCCGCCAAGGTTGCCAGCGCCAGCCCCGCAACCATGCCAAGGTAGGGCACGAACACCAGCATTCCGGCCAGCAGACCGATGGGCAGCGAGAATTCAAGGCCGGTCAAACTCAGAGCGAGCACGTAATAGGCCGACATCAGCGCCATCACCGAGAGCTGGCCGCGCAGGAATTCAGCCAGCACACCGTCGATCTCAAGCGTGACACGGCTCACTAACGCCTTATGGCGCATAGGCACTAACTCGCTCAGCTTGCCTAGCAACGCTTCCCAGTCGCGCAGCAAGTAAAACAGCACCACTGGGATCAGCAGCAGATTCATCAACAAAGCGAACAGCGCTGCACTGCTGCCGCCCAGCCAAGGCAGTAGCTTACCCGCCACGCCGCCTGCGTTCTGCCAGTGCGCCATCAGCCAACTGCGTAAGCCAGCGGCGCTGGCATCGTCGCCCAACAACTGTTGCAACTGCGGCAACCAGCGCTGGCGCAGCTGCTCGTACCAACCCGGCACCTGCTCCACCAGCAGCGCCGATTCCTGCTGCAACAGCGGCAAGATGATCAGCAGCAACCCGGCCACCAGTGCGACCAAACCCAGCATCACCGCGATCGTCGCCAGCGTGCGCGAGCACCCCCAGCGGCACAGCCGCGCCACCAGCGGATTGCAGATGTAAGCGAGGATGGTTGCCGCGACAAACGGCGTGAGGATGGGGCTTAGCAGGTAGAGCAGCGTCAGCGCAGCCAGAAGAAAGGCCAGCCATTGCAGTGCAGCGAAGCGTTGCGGGGTCATTTAAGGTAAAATCCGGCGAAATTTGCCGCACTTTATCCTGAAGAAAGCGAGAACTCAACTTGAACCAGAACGCCTCCCTATCCTACCGCGACGCCGGTGTTGACATCGACGCCGGTGACCAGCTGGTCGAAAACATCAAACCTTACGCCAAACGCACCATGCGTCCCGAAGTCCTGAGCGGCATCGGCGGCTTCGGCGGACTGGTCGAAATCTCCAAAAAGTACAAAGAGCCAGTGCTAGTTTCCGGCACCGATGGCGTGGGCACCAAGCTGAAGCTAGCCTTCGAACTCAACCGCCATGACACCGTCGGCATCGACCTCGTCGCCATGAGCGTGAACGATATTCTGGTGCAAGGCGCTGAGCCGCTGTTCTTCCTCGACTACTTCGCCTGCGGCAAGCTGGACGTAGCTGCCGCAACGGAAGTCATCAAGGGCATCGCCAAAGGCTGTGAGGATTCCGGCTGTGCGCTGATCGGCGGCGAAACCGCCGAAATGCCCGGCATGTACCCCGTGGGCGAATACGACCTCGCTGGCTTCGCCGTCGGCGTGGTGGAAAAGAGTAAGATCATCACCGGCGACACCATCGTCCCTGGCGACGTGGTGCTGGGCCTGGCCTCCAACGGCGCACACTCCAACGGCTACTCGCTGGTCCGCAAGATCATCGAACGCTCCGCGCCTGATCTGGACGCGGCATTCGACGGCAAACGTAGCTTGGCCGACTGCATCATGGCGCCCACCCGTTTGTACGTGAAACCGCTGTTGGCGCTGATGCAAGCGATCAACGTCAAAGGCATGGCCCACATCACCGGCGGCGGCATCACCGAGAACGTCCCGCGCGTGTTGCCCGCCAACGTCGTCGCTGAAATCGATGCTGCTAGCTGGCAAATGCCCAAACTGTTCCGCTGGTTACAAGAAGGCGGCAACGTCGAAGCCCAAGAGATGTACCGCACCTTCAACTGCGGCATCGGCATGGTAGTCGTGGTCGCAGCAGCGGATGCCGACGCGGCGGTCAGCCAGTTGCAAGCAGCGGGCGAGACGGTGAGCAAGATCGGCGTGATTCGTGCAAGGAATGGCGAAGAGCATCAGACGCAGGTGAAGTGAGGGAGCTGGCAGTGACGCCCCCCAAACACCCCCACCTAGCACACCCCAAATATCGGCCTGATATTGATGGCTTGCGTGCGATTGCGATTCTTGCCGTCGTAATATTCCATGCATTTCCTGGGAAAATGCCCGGTGGGTTTATCGGCGTCGATATTTTCTTTGTTATCTCTGGATTTTTGATTTCGACAATCATTTTCTCGAGTCTTGAACGCAACCGCTTTAGTCTCGTAGAGTTTTACGCACGTCGTGTCCGCAGGATATTCCCAGCACTAATCCTCGTTCTGGTTTCTTCCTTGGCATTTAGCTGGTTTGTGCTTTTTCCAGATGAATATAAACAGCTTGGAAAACACACCGCTGCTAGCTCAGGCTTCATTCAGAATTTGATTCTTTGGAAAGAAAGTGGCTACTTCGACAACTCAGCAGAAACCAAGCCCTTGCTCCATCTTTGGAGTCTAGCAATTGAAGAGCAGTTTTATATCTTCTGGCCTCTACTGCTGGCGTATGTTTGGAAACGTCATTGGAGTTTTTTACGAATTACGGCCGTGATTGCAGTGCTTTCTTTTGCCACCAATATCTACCTAGTACACCGCAGCCCTACATCTGCATTCTTTCTACCGCTCTCGAGATTTTGGGAGTTAATGGTGGGAGGTGTTTTAGCTTACGTTGCTTTGCATCGCCCACAACTCATCGAAAGACACAAAAACACCCAATCACTCTTGGGGTTTGCACTAATCCTTAGTGGACTACTCCTGCTAAACAAAGGGAGAGATTTTCCGGGATGGTGGGCATTACTACCAACAATTGGTGCATTTCTGATTATCTCCGCCGGACCTACAACCTGGCTGAATGAAAAGCTGCTAACCAACAAACTCATGGTATGGATTGGGCTAATCAGCTATCCACTCTATTTGTGGCATTGGCCGATTCTTTCGTATTTGAGAATTACCAATGGCGATATATCTGCCTTCGAAGGGCTATTGGCTTTAGCAGTGGCTCTCAGCTTAGCTTGGCTTTCCTACCTGCTAGTTGAGAAGCCATTCAGACATGGGAGGGACACTCGTGGAAAAACTATTGCTTTATTGGTTGTAATGTTGTGTGTCTGGACATTTGGAGCAGGCTTGTACAAGCAAGGAGGCGCTCCCCAAAGATCTCTCGATAACAAGGGGGATTACCTGTCCTATTTTGAGAACTCGCCCCCCAAACAGAAATATTTTGCCACAATGGAGATTCCCATCAAATATCGATTTGATTGTGATTTTTACGATATAGATAAATATCGGGCAGGTAAGTCAACACAAACGCCGCGTGTAGCTGTGGCTAGCAGCTGTTATACAAGAAATTCAAAATACGCACACTCTGTGCTAATTTGGGGAGACTCACACGCACAACAGTTATATTTTGGGCTTGAAAAAAATCTACCCTTTGATTGGCAGATATTGATGGCTACTAGTTCTGGTTGCGCTCCACATCCTAGTATTGCAGCCACATCAACTACTAACTACTGTGAGCAATCAAATTGGTTTGCAATTAAAACAATTTCTGAAGTAAAACCAGACGTTGTTATAGTTGCCCAA from Ferriphaselus amnicola includes these protein-coding regions:
- a CDS encoding histidinol-phosphatase, with the translated sequence MNLALFDLDNTLLDGDSDFEWSQFLISIGVLDRELFEAKNLHFYEQYKAGTLDIHEFLDFQLKPLSRHSRHVLDGWHQQFMRDKIMPMITPQARTLVAKHRDAGDVCVIITATNSFVTAPIAQEFGIEYLIATEPEQKEGEFTGGVAGVPSFREGKITRLEQWLAESGWTWASFDRSTFYSDSLNDLPLLAKVQTPVAVKPDATLRTYAEQAGWPVLEW
- a CDS encoding type IV pilus assembly protein FimV encodes the protein MDSVQSQHTAQMQRRTARAFVLRFTSPLALSLALALPCIAQAVSIGDIVLQSHLGEPLKARVSLSLASNETVDEGCLTLIAPSAEQGNPDEFITQASLSLQQDKDRSVVLIQGNQPINKAYVRLQLQVRCPGQGSISRTFTALPSLESSPSAETPAEPSLIQSPTLGTAIPIKTRSAAKDTAPSSPKARRSKRVKTNQTAQAKDDRSAPISRKAPEIGEFHLRLSTDVIDTSRVGKLSEADRNKLLAQQRLLDQDDQTANFLALQHQVMQLQEELKLVRVQMGQAVSEPAQATSMESAQPAAQSQPAAVPTAKPTPVKATTPPPVIEPESDLMSNLALALGAILLILVGLRQYNKRMKAQWTGESIVQDSDEPTLPLAPANLTPVAVSQDVAPVTSSAEVVVTPAAVVAPEPIIAVAPPVKPAEPPQESDWVVEEAELYAVHGHPELAIQILEKLLDQSPDKPQAWLLLLSILSSLDRHEEFESAARRFAATDSNRTYWKEVQALGQRIDKDNPLYFGEISEVHEPVPLHKPNHRPLGAILLDTGALTEEVLMGVLAQFNPKRDGRIGAFLIQHGLISNEQLETALQIQRVERAAESA
- the hda gene encoding DnaA regulatory inactivator Hda; the protein is MNQLLLGIAPDWVPTLDNFVSGHNVELLERLRHALLGEGERSIYLWGEAGSGKSHLLRALVVAAQELGLSAEYAVANVPVVADVIAVDDVHTLDGEAQIALFALYNQMRDSGGLLLVSGTMAAMQLGLRDDLRTRLGWGLVYEVHCLSDEEKAQALQRHAYARGLELPSEVIQYLLRHGRRDLPALLTTLDALDELCLRLKRWPSVPLLREVMQTASQADLPFNTD
- a CDS encoding AI-2E family transporter, producing the protein MTPQRFAALQWLAFLLAALTLLYLLSPILTPFVAATILAYICNPLVARLCRWGCSRTLATIAVMLGLVALVAGLLLIILPLLQQESALLVEQVPGWYEQLRQRWLPQLQQLLGDDASAAGLRSWLMAHWQNAGGVAGKLLPWLGGSSAALFALLMNLLLIPVVLFYLLRDWEALLGKLSELVPMRHKALVSRVTLEIDGVLAEFLRGQLSVMALMSAYYVLALSLTGLEFSLPIGLLAGMLVFVPYLGMVAGLALATLAAVMQFDEFTRVFLVWAAFGLGQLLEGVVVTPWLVGERIGLHPLAVIFALLAFGQLFGFFGVLLALPLSAVLLVGLRHARDGYLSSTLYRD
- the purM gene encoding phosphoribosylformylglycinamidine cyclo-ligase gives rise to the protein MNQNASLSYRDAGVDIDAGDQLVENIKPYAKRTMRPEVLSGIGGFGGLVEISKKYKEPVLVSGTDGVGTKLKLAFELNRHDTVGIDLVAMSVNDILVQGAEPLFFLDYFACGKLDVAAATEVIKGIAKGCEDSGCALIGGETAEMPGMYPVGEYDLAGFAVGVVEKSKIITGDTIVPGDVVLGLASNGAHSNGYSLVRKIIERSAPDLDAAFDGKRSLADCIMAPTRLYVKPLLALMQAINVKGMAHITGGGITENVPRVLPANVVAEIDAASWQMPKLFRWLQEGGNVEAQEMYRTFNCGIGMVVVVAAADADAAVSQLQAAGETVSKIGVIRARNGEEHQTQVK
- a CDS encoding acyltransferase family protein, which translates into the protein MTPPKHPHLAHPKYRPDIDGLRAIAILAVVIFHAFPGKMPGGFIGVDIFFVISGFLISTIIFSSLERNRFSLVEFYARRVRRIFPALILVLVSSLAFSWFVLFPDEYKQLGKHTAASSGFIQNLILWKESGYFDNSAETKPLLHLWSLAIEEQFYIFWPLLLAYVWKRHWSFLRITAVIAVLSFATNIYLVHRSPTSAFFLPLSRFWELMVGGVLAYVALHRPQLIERHKNTQSLLGFALILSGLLLLNKGRDFPGWWALLPTIGAFLIISAGPTTWLNEKLLTNKLMVWIGLISYPLYLWHWPILSYLRITNGDISAFEGLLALAVALSLAWLSYLLVEKPFRHGRDTRGKTIALLVVMLCVWTFGAGLYKQGGAPQRSLDNKGDYLSYFENSPPKQKYFATMEIPIKYRFDCDFYDIDKYRAGKSTQTPRVAVASSCYTRNSKYAHSVLIWGDSHAQQLYFGLEKNLPFDWQILMATSSGCAPHPSIAATSTTNYCEQSNWFAIKTISEVKPDVVIVAQAGGHSLASMEQIIKKLKNIGVNRIIFTGPVPHWKPDLPKVIARNLWINTPQRTWVGVDREFFALNDSLKANKFQKIRGVKFIDLMDFFCNKEGCLTYIGIDRKLGITTWDYGHLTPAASDLLAKSLLTNEVISP